The DNA region ATCACCGTATTCGTCTGTACTATTGTTACTGATGGTACTAAAACTTATGCTGAGAGTTCCATCGTTATAAATTCCTCCGCCTTGACCTGCTGTATTGTCATTGATGGTGCTGTTGTTTACTATAGCGTTGCCAGAGTTATAAATTCCTCCGCCTTGACCTGCTGTATTGTCATTGATGGTGCTGTTGTTTACTATAGCGTTGCCAGAGTTATAAATTCCACTACCTTCATTTGCTGTGAAGAAGCTATTGTTTACTATGAGACTACCAGCATTATAAATGCCTGAGCCAGTGAATGAGAAGTTATTAATGATGCTGCTGTTACTGACACTGAGAGTGCCAAGATTATAAATTCCACCTTCATAGTATGTTAGATTGTCGCCGATAATGCTATTGACTAGATTCAAAGTACCCCTGTTGAGAATACCTGCTCCTAAACCATCGCTAGCACTATAACCATTAGCGATCCTTAACCCAATAATGTCAACATTTGCACCACTAGTGATTTCAAAAACACGACTACTATTGTTACCGCTCACTGTCAGTTTAGATGCATCAGGAGCGTCAATAGCAAGATTATCTGTAATTTGAAGACTACTACTACCTAGAGTAATGGTATGAGCTAAGTCCTGAGCGAACAATCCAGCAAAATTAATAACATCGAATCCTGATAAAGCGTTGGCGTCATTAATCGCTTGGCGCAAGGAACCAGTCCCGCTATCGTTGGTATTACTAACGCTAAATATAGCCATGAATGATGTGACTCCAGTTTTTGAAGGTTAAATATTACACAAGAAAGCAACACTTAGCAGCCGCATCAAAAGCATGAGAATTCCTTCTAAACCAGGAACACATGAATTCAGGAAACTAAAATTACTAAGGCTATTAGAAATACATTTAGTTTCACAAGTATATATATACACTTAATAACTAATCTTAGGAGAAAAATTGTCTAAAACAATCTCTCTATTGGTAGTAGACAAGTAGCAAATATACACTTATTTGATAGATTGATGTAAGTATTCCTTTGTCGCGTCTAAGTCATAAATACGGTGGTTCATCGTCTTTAATCCGAACTCGGGTTAATTTACGGAATATTACCCTTGAGGGTACTACTGGGGGTAACCCATGACTGTAAGTATTTGAATATTCACGTTAAGGCATAAACACTTAAAATATGAGAGTAAAGATAAGTGTAGTGTTATTTAATTAAGTCTAATAATTATTCTTTTTCTAAAAAATATTAATAATCAATATATTACTGATTTATGACCATAGATTTACTAGAGTTTTTCCAGCGAACAGACCCCAGCCGGACTTTACAGGTCAATCAAGGTTTAGATAAGAAGTACTACATTGATTTCTCCCCAGTGAGAGGCGGCGATATTATTGGCAAGCTGAAGCAGAAAATTACGTTCTTCAAAGTGAACGAACCGACCTGCACCCTGTTCACTGGACATATCGGCTGCGGGAAATCGACAGAATTAGTCAGGCTACAGGTGGAACTAGAGGCGCTGGACTTCCACGTGGTGTATTTTGAATCCAGCGAAGATTTGGAAATGACCGATGTAGACATTGCAGATGTGTTACTGGCGATCGCCCATCGTGTAAGCCAAAGCCTGGAGAAAATCACACTCTCTGAACCGAACAAATTCCACGAACTACTGCAAGGGGCATTGAGGGCGCTAGACTCCGAGGTGACGGGGTTGAAGCTAAAAACACCAGTTGGTGATGTTGGCTTGTCTACTGAAAAAGAAAAATTCTCCCTCGCTTTAGGAATTGGGGAAATCACAGCGAAGACGAAAAGCAACCCGATACTGCGGGAGAAACTCAACCAGTACTTGGGGCCACAGAAAACTAGACTCCTCGAAGCGATTAATCGAGAACTGCTAGAGCCAGCGATCGCCAAACTAAAGCAGCAGGGGAAAAGAGGACTGGTGGTGATAGTCGATAACCTCGACCGCATAGACAACCGGATTAAGCCGTGGGGTCGTCCACAACAAGAATATATGTTCGTGGATCAGGGGGAGTTTTTGACAAAGCTCAACTGCCATTTGGTTTTCACAATGCCCCTGGCGCTGAAGTTCTCCAATGATTACGGAACGCTGACCCAAAGATTCCCAGAAGACCCGAAGGTACTGCCGATGGTTCCAGTGCAATGGCCAGACGGTAGCATACATGAGCAGGGGATGGGGCTGATGCAGCAGATGGTACTGGCAAGGGCATTTCCCGATTTACAACCAGATGAGCGGTTAAACTACATTAGTGAAATCTTTGACAGTGCAGAAACCTTAGAACGTTTGTGCAGAGCGAGTGGTGGTCATGTACGAGATTTGCTCAGGTTGCTGAATACCTGGATTCAGGAAGAAATGACACTGCCGCTCTCCCGTAATACCCTGGAGCAAGTGATTCGCTCTCGACGCAATGAGATGACAATGCCGATTTCAGATTCGGAGTGGCAGTTACTACGTTATGTTAAGCAGAAGAAGAAAGTCAGTGATGACCAAGGCTACCAAAAGCTGATCCGTAGTAGATTTGTGTTTGAATATCGAGATGGGGGCGAATCCTGGTTTGATTTAAACCCGATTTTGGCAGAAGCGGCAGACTTAAACAATTGAGGGAGCAGTTCACGGTTACCAAAATTCTATGGATATACAGCGCCAATCAGATGAACCCATAGACAACGAGCGTTCACTACAGCAGTTAGCTTGGACACTTCAAGCTTCGGTGGGACAATTTAAGCTGATTTGGGCGCGGTGTAATTACAGCGATTTAAGGACTCGTTTGATAGCAAGGTTAAGCGAAATCTGTAAAATTAAAATTCAGGTACTGCAACTTAAAGAATCAGAAAAGACGCTCTACACTGCAATCCGTTCAGAATTACAGTCAGATACCCAAGCTCTGATGATTGTGGGCTGGGAGTCATTGCAAGATTTACCGCAGATGTTGACAAGTGCTAATCAAGTACGCGAAGAATTTCGTAAAAACTTGTCTATTCCCGTAGTCGTGTGGATTAGTGAAGAAATCCACCACACCATTATGGAGATTGCCCCTGACTTGGAAAGCTGGGGAACTAGCAGAAGTTTTGCGATCGCGCAGCCTGATTTAGCCCAATTCATTAAACAACTGGCTGATGAATATTTTGATAGTAAACCAAGTATAAATGATTACTCTATACTAGAGTTAGAACTAGAGGCAGCACAGAGAGAATTGCGGTCTAGTGACAACGAAACAGAAGCTAATTTAGCCCCTGTGCTAGGTTTTGTCAAACAAACTAATAAGAAAATAGACGAAGCTTTAAAGTATTACCAAAAAGCTAGAGCTATATGGCAACAACTGAATAATACCCAAAGGCAAGGAAAGATTCTCGGTGAGATAGCTTACTGTTATTATCTCAAAGCTTCTAAAATTAAAGATACTGCTCATGGAGACTGGCAAGCTACTCGGCAATATACGCAAGAATACATTGCCTTTATTAACGAAGCTAATAGGCAAGATTTAGCTGCTAGTTCTATTGCCAAGTTTGGTAATATTTTGCGTGATTTGAAAGAGTGGGAGCAACTCAAAAAATTAGCTCAGCAGGCTTTAGAAGTACATCAAGCTAACAATCAGCCAATAGAATTAGCTCTAGATTACGGGTTTTTAGCCCAGGTTGCACTGGCTCAATCGCACTGGAGTGAAGCCAAAGAATTAGCACAAAAAGCATTAGATGTCTTACCAGGAAATTCTAGTGCAGAGGTAATACCTGACCTCTTGCAAGAATCTGTAGAATTACATGATCCGAGTTTTTATAAATATATTTTGGCGCAGGCTGAATATGAATTAGGTTTAACTCAACAGGCAATTGCTAACTTAGAAGCTGCAAGAGATGTTAGCAGCCCTATTAAAGATTTACAGCTTCACCTGGATATTCTCAGTTACTTGCAGCGCGTCTACTGTGAGCAAAAAGAATATCTCAAAGCATACAACATCAAACAACAGCAGAGGTCTGTTGAACAACAGTTTGGTTTGAGGGCGTTTATCGGTGCAGGTCGATTACAGTCAACTAAACTTGCTCAAGTAGCACTGAACAAAACTGATATTCAAGAAAGTATTGCCCCAGAAATTGCTGCATCAGGTCGGTTATTAGATATTGAACGATTAGTGGAACGTCTGGGACGGCATGATCACAAACTAATAGTCATTCATGGGCAATCAGGTGTAGGTAAAAGTTCGCTAGTTAATGCGGGATTAGTTCCGGCTTTAAAGAATAAAAGCGTAGGTATTCAAGACTATCTACCTGTGGCAATGCGAGTTTACACTAATTGGGTGGAAGAACTCGGGCGATCATTGCAACAAGCTTTTCATGAAAGGAGGGGAGCTGGAAATGAGCAAGTTTTAGAACTTGAGGTTGACGCTTTAATTGCCCAACTGCGCGAAAATGAACAGCACAATCTCAGAACAGTGCTGATTTTTGACCAGTTTGAAGAGTTTTTCTTTGTTTACACCCAGCTGCATCACAGACAGCAATTTTTTGAGTTCCTGGGTGAATGTCTTAATATTCTTTCAGTGAAGATAATTTTGTCGTTGCGGGTGGATTACTTGCACTACTTGTTGGAGTGTAATGATCTCTCTAATATGGCAATTATTGGTAAGGATATTCTTAGCAGTAATGTTCTTTACAAGTTAGGTAATTTTTCATCTGCTGATACCAAGTCAATCATTCAGCGTTTGATCAAGACTACCAGTTTTAACTTAGAGTGTGCTTTAATCGAGCAAATAGTGCAGGATTTGGCTGTAGAGCTAAGCGAAGTACGTCCCATTGAATTACAGATCGTGGGATCGCAACTACAAACAGAGAACATAACGACTCTGGCAGAATATCAGCAGCGTGGTACGAAAGAAGAACTAGTTAAACGCTATTTGGCTGAGGTGGTTAATGATTGTGGTGTAGAGAACCAACAGATAGCCGAGTTTTTGTTGTACTTGCTGACAGATGAAAAAGGGACTCGTCCACTTAAAACGCGTGTTGAAATAGAACTAGAACTGCAAGCCTTAGCCGCAGAGATAGCCACTCCTAGCAATAATTTAGATTTGGTGTTAGAAATTTTAGTCAAATCTGGTTTGGTGATTTTGTTACTAGAGAATCGGGCTAATCGTTATCAGCTAGTACATGATTACATCGCTGTGCTTGTTCGCCAGCAGCAAGAGCCGAAGTTAAATCAGTTGATGGCTCAACTGGAAGAGGAAAAGCAGCAAAGAAAACTCAGTGAAGAACAAAGAAAGCTGGGTGAGGCTAAACTTAATAGTTTTTTGAAACGCGCTCTATTTGGTTCAGTTGCAGCTGGAGTAGTCTTAGCTGTGCTGGCAGTTACAGCGTTCTTTCAAACACAGCAAGCCGAAAAACAAAGATATCTTGCCTTAGAACAGAAAAAACTTGCTCAAGAACAAAGAAATCTTGCCCAAAACAGCGAAATTAAAGTACTAGCTAATTCTAGTGAGGCACTTTTACTTTCAGAGCAGTATTTTGATGCTTTAACACAAGCTTTAAATGCAGGGGGAAATCTTAAAAAGACAGAAGTTTCAAAATCAAATAATATCAGGATGCAGACAACTGTAGCGTTACGGGAAGCGATCTACTTACAATTAGATGAAAATCAATTTAGAGAACGTAACCGTTTAGAGGGGCATAGCGGTGCAGTCACAAGTGTAAGTTTCAGTCCGGATAACCAGACCATCGCTACTGCAAGTGATGACAAGACAGTAAAACTGTGGGATAGGAGTGGCAAGCAACTTAAAACACTCAACGGGCATAGCGGTGCAGTCTATAGTGTAAGTTTCAGTCCAGATAACCAGACCATCGCCACTGCAAGTGATGACAAGACAGTAAAACTGTGGGATAGGAGTGGCAAGCAACTTAAAACACTCAACGGGCATAGCGGTGCAGTCTATAGTGTAAGTTTCAGTCCGGATAACCAGACTATCGCCACTGCAAATCAAGACGGTACAGTAAAACTGTGGGATAGGAATGGCAAGCAACTTAAAACACTCAAGAGGCATAGCGGTTATGTTAGTAGTGTAAGTTTCAGTCCGGATAACCAGACCATCGCCACTGCAAATCAAGACGGTACAGTAAAACTGTGGGATAGGAATGGCAAGCAACTTAAAACACTCAACGGGCATAGCGGTGCAGTCTATAGTGTAAGTTTCAGTCCGGATAACCAGACCATCGCCACTGCAAGTGATGGCAAGACAGTAAAACTGTGGGATAGGAATGGCAAGCAACTTAAAACACTCAACGGGCATAGCGGTATGGTCAGAAGTGTAAATTTCAGTCCGGATAACCAGACCATCGCCACTGCAAGTGATGACGGTACAGTAAAACTGTGGGATAGGAATGGCAAGCAACTTAAAACACTCAACGGGCATAGCGGTATGGTCAGAAGTGTAAATTTCAGTCCGGATAACCAGACCATCGCCACTGCAAATCAAGACGGTACAGTAAAACTGTGGGATAGGAATGGCAAGCAACTTAAAACACTCAACGGGCATAGCGGTGCAGTCTTAAGTGTAAGTTTCAGTCCGGATAACCAGACCATCGCCACTGCAAGTGATGACAGTACAGTAAAACTGTGGGATAGGAATGGCAAGCAACTTAAAACGCTCAAGGGGCATAGCGGTGCAGTCTTAAATGTAAGTTTCAGTCCGGATAACCAGACCATCGCCACTGCAAATCAAGACGGTACAGTAAAACTGTGGGATAGGAATGGCAAGCAACTTAAAACACTCAACGGGCATAGCGGTATGGTCAGAAGTGTAAATTTCAGTCCGGATAACCAGACCATCGTCACTGCAAGTTATGACAACACAGTAAAACTGTGGGATAGGAGTGGCAAGCAACTTAAAACACTCAAAGGGCATAGCGGTTATGTTAGTAGTGTAAGTTTCAGTCCGGATAACCAGACTATCGCCACTGCAAGTTATGACAACACAGTAAAACTGTGGGATAGGAGTGGCAAGCAACTTAAAACGCTCAAGGGGCATAGCCTTGCAGTCTTTAGTGTAAGTTTCAGTCCGGATAACCAAACCATCGCCACTGCAAGTAATGACGGTACAGTAAAACTGTGGGATCACAGTGGTAAGGAACTTAAAACACTCAAGGGGCATAGCGGTGCAGTCACAAGTGTAAGTTTCAGTCCGGATAACCAGACCATCGCCACTGCTAGTTCTGACAACACAGTAAAACTGTGGGATAGGAGTGGCAAGGAACTTAAAACACTCAAGGGGCATAGCGGTACAGTCTTTAGTGTAAGTTTCAGTCCGGATAACCAGACCATCGCCACTGCAAGTTATGATGGTACAGTAGTTTTATGGGATTTAAATTTAGATAATTTATTAAAAGATGGTTGTAGTTGGCTGAATAATTATCTCGCTATTCATCCTGATACCTTGGAAGAATTAACAGTCTGCCAGATTTCAGAAATCAAAAAACAAGCGGCTAGTGCGTTAGTTGCTCAAGGTGAAAACTTAGCACGCAAGGGTAA from Nostoc sp. UHCC 0302 includes:
- a CDS encoding ATP-binding protein, which encodes MTIDLLEFFQRTDPSRTLQVNQGLDKKYYIDFSPVRGGDIIGKLKQKITFFKVNEPTCTLFTGHIGCGKSTELVRLQVELEALDFHVVYFESSEDLEMTDVDIADVLLAIAHRVSQSLEKITLSEPNKFHELLQGALRALDSEVTGLKLKTPVGDVGLSTEKEKFSLALGIGEITAKTKSNPILREKLNQYLGPQKTRLLEAINRELLEPAIAKLKQQGKRGLVVIVDNLDRIDNRIKPWGRPQQEYMFVDQGEFLTKLNCHLVFTMPLALKFSNDYGTLTQRFPEDPKVLPMVPVQWPDGSIHEQGMGLMQQMVLARAFPDLQPDERLNYISEIFDSAETLERLCRASGGHVRDLLRLLNTWIQEEMTLPLSRNTLEQVIRSRRNEMTMPISDSEWQLLRYVKQKKKVSDDQGYQKLIRSRFVFEYRDGGESWFDLNPILAEAADLNN
- a CDS encoding ribosome assembly protein 4, which encodes MDIQRQSDEPIDNERSLQQLAWTLQASVGQFKLIWARCNYSDLRTRLIARLSEICKIKIQVLQLKESEKTLYTAIRSELQSDTQALMIVGWESLQDLPQMLTSANQVREEFRKNLSIPVVVWISEEIHHTIMEIAPDLESWGTSRSFAIAQPDLAQFIKQLADEYFDSKPSINDYSILELELEAAQRELRSSDNETEANLAPVLGFVKQTNKKIDEALKYYQKARAIWQQLNNTQRQGKILGEIAYCYYLKASKIKDTAHGDWQATRQYTQEYIAFINEANRQDLAASSIAKFGNILRDLKEWEQLKKLAQQALEVHQANNQPIELALDYGFLAQVALAQSHWSEAKELAQKALDVLPGNSSAEVIPDLLQESVELHDPSFYKYILAQAEYELGLTQQAIANLEAARDVSSPIKDLQLHLDILSYLQRVYCEQKEYLKAYNIKQQQRSVEQQFGLRAFIGAGRLQSTKLAQVALNKTDIQESIAPEIAASGRLLDIERLVERLGRHDHKLIVIHGQSGVGKSSLVNAGLVPALKNKSVGIQDYLPVAMRVYTNWVEELGRSLQQAFHERRGAGNEQVLELEVDALIAQLRENEQHNLRTVLIFDQFEEFFFVYTQLHHRQQFFEFLGECLNILSVKIILSLRVDYLHYLLECNDLSNMAIIGKDILSSNVLYKLGNFSSADTKSIIQRLIKTTSFNLECALIEQIVQDLAVELSEVRPIELQIVGSQLQTENITTLAEYQQRGTKEELVKRYLAEVVNDCGVENQQIAEFLLYLLTDEKGTRPLKTRVEIELELQALAAEIATPSNNLDLVLEILVKSGLVILLLENRANRYQLVHDYIAVLVRQQQEPKLNQLMAQLEEEKQQRKLSEEQRKLGEAKLNSFLKRALFGSVAAGVVLAVLAVTAFFQTQQAEKQRYLALEQKKLAQEQRNLAQNSEIKVLANSSEALLLSEQYFDALTQALNAGGNLKKTEVSKSNNIRMQTTVALREAIYLQLDENQFRERNRLEGHSGAVTSVSFSPDNQTIATASDDKTVKLWDRSGKQLKTLNGHSGAVYSVSFSPDNQTIATASDDKTVKLWDRSGKQLKTLNGHSGAVYSVSFSPDNQTIATANQDGTVKLWDRNGKQLKTLKRHSGYVSSVSFSPDNQTIATANQDGTVKLWDRNGKQLKTLNGHSGAVYSVSFSPDNQTIATASDGKTVKLWDRNGKQLKTLNGHSGMVRSVNFSPDNQTIATASDDGTVKLWDRNGKQLKTLNGHSGMVRSVNFSPDNQTIATANQDGTVKLWDRNGKQLKTLNGHSGAVLSVSFSPDNQTIATASDDSTVKLWDRNGKQLKTLKGHSGAVLNVSFSPDNQTIATANQDGTVKLWDRNGKQLKTLNGHSGMVRSVNFSPDNQTIVTASYDNTVKLWDRSGKQLKTLKGHSGYVSSVSFSPDNQTIATASYDNTVKLWDRSGKQLKTLKGHSLAVFSVSFSPDNQTIATASNDGTVKLWDHSGKELKTLKGHSGAVTSVSFSPDNQTIATASSDNTVKLWDRSGKELKTLKGHSGTVFSVSFSPDNQTIATASYDGTVVLWDLNLDNLLKDGCSWLNNYLAIHPDTLEELTVCQISEIKKQAASALVAQGENLARKGNIQAAVTKFHKAQEWDVDLKLNPTDPGKKAQQLADSSSLVAQGEELAQAGDLESAVVDFQKALKLDSKLEIEPRTKAASILLEEGTSFVFNEKFKEALEAYNKAQAFDIKVEVSAENWNSLCRQGSLKRQANIVLPACNKAVALSPSDRNIQAIRGLARALTGDFKGAIADFESYIAQTDDKDSKAQIQRYVKELRAGKNPFTDAELKKLRGE